A DNA window from Myripristis murdjan chromosome 19, fMyrMur1.1, whole genome shotgun sequence contains the following coding sequences:
- the LOC115377466 gene encoding protein NLRC3-like: MRPTSASATDLNQKMSDCVVEEEGRAESTVSSCLSMKSDWSKGRTPDFSGEPGPSDTKDRKRTRGDVEEQLSCCALCQELLRDPVSTSCGHWFCRQCITSYWDQSDPSGDPACPQCGERSRTRPGLQTPSQTSPVDGGLQEVLDEHKISLRRRCEFVTEGTAAARSGTPLNRIYTELYITQGRREGVNTQHEVWQLETTSKMATFHDTPIKCQDIFKPLPGQDTHIRVVMTQGVAGIGKTFSVQKFTLDWAEGLENQHVSLVVLLSFRELNLIKDERYSLLQLLRVFHPTLQTVTAEKLAVCKVVFIFDGLDESRFLLDFQNNEVVSDVTQTSSVEMLLTNLIKGNLLPLALLWITSRPAAANQIPPTCVDRVTEVRGFTDLQKEEYFRRRSSDEELCRRIISHIKASRSLHIMCHIPVFCWITATVLEHMLTTDQRGEVPKSLTDMYSHLLLVQTQRKKHKYDERHDRSQQELMETDREVLLKLGRLAFEHLEKGNLMFYQEDLEECGLDVREASVYSGVCTEIFKTECVLFQRKVYCFVHLSIQEFLAAVYIFHCYTNRNTEVLDRVMRTRKNQFGGNEPSLDIFLKTVMSEALESKNGHLDLFVRFLHGLSLESNQWLLGGLLGQTESRPEDIQRVINNLKEMNTFTVSPDRSINIFHCLMEMNDLSVHQDIQEFLKSENKSEKELSEIHCSALAYMLQMSEEVLDVLDLKAYNTSQEGQRRLVPAVRNCRKARLSDCSLTESSCASLASALKSNPHLTELDLSENCLEDSGVELLSAGLESPNCRLKTLRLSGCSLTRSSCASLASALKSNPHLTELDLSDNCLQDSEVELLSALVESPNCSLKTLRCL; encoded by the exons ATGAGACCAACCTCTGCTTCTGCC actgacttaaatcagaagatgagtgactgtgtggtggaagaggagggcagagcagagtctacagtgtccagctgtctgtccatgaagagcgacTGGTCTAAAGGACGAACTCCAGACTTCAGTggtgaacctggaccttcagacacaaa ggacaggaagaggactCGAGGtgatgtggaggagcagctgtcctgctgtgctttgtgtcaggagctcctgagggatccagtctccaccagctgtggacactggttctgcagacagtgcatcacctcatactgggaccagtctgatccgtcaggagatcctgcctgtccccagtgtggagaaagatccagaacaagacctggactgcagacacccagtcaaaccagcccagtggacggcggtctgcaggaggttttagacgagcataagatcagtctgaggaggagatgtgaatttgtgacagaaggaactgctgcagcaagaagtggaacccccctcaacaggatctacactgagctctacatcacacagggacggagggaaggggttaatacccaacatgaggtgtggcagctggagacaacatccaagatggcgACCTTCCATGACACTCCAATtaagtgccaggacatctttaaacccttacctggccaagacacacacatcagagtagttatgacgcagggcgttgctgggattggaaaaaccttctcagtgcagaagttcactctggactgggcagagggcttggaaaaccaacatgtcagtcttgtggttctgctttcgttccgggagctgaacttgatcaaagatgagcgctacagtcttctccagctgctccgtgttttccatccaacattacagacggtcacagcagagaagctcgctgtctgtaaagtcgtgttcatctttgatggcctggatgaaagcaggtttttattggatttccagaacaatgaggtcgtgtctgatgtcacacagacatcatcagtagagatgctgttgacaaacctcatcaaggggaatctgcttcccttggctctcctctggataacttccagacctgcggcagccaatcagatccctcctacatgtgtcgacagggtaacagaagtgcgagggttcactgacctccagaaggaggagtacttcaggaggagatccagtgatgaggagctgtgcaggagaatcatctcacacatcaaggcgtccaggagcctccacatcatgtgccacatcccagtcttctgctggatcactgctacagttctggagcacatgttgactacagaccagagaggagaggtgcccaagagcctgactgacatgtactcacacctcctgctggttcagacacagaggaagaagcacaagtacgatgagagacatgacaggagtcagcaggagctgatggagactgacagggaagttcttctgaagctgggcaggctggcgtttgaacatctggagaaaggcaacctgatgttctaccaagaagacctggaggagtgtggtcttgatgtcagagaggcctcggtgtactcaggagtgtgcacagagatcttcaaaacagagtgtgtgctgttccagagaaaagtctactgctttgttcatctgagcattcaggagtttctggctgcagtctacatcttccactgctacaccaacaggaacacagaggtactggACAGAGTCATGAGAACACGCAAGAATCAGTTTGGTGGCAATGAGCCATCGCTGGATATCTTCCTGAAGacagtcatgtctgaagccctggagagcaaaaatggccacctggacctctttgtccgtttccttcatggcctctcactggagtccaaccagtggctcttaggaggcctgctgggtcagacagagagtagaccagaagacatccagagagtcatcaacaacctgaaggagatgaaCACCTTCActgtctcacctgacagaagcatcaacatcttccactgtttgatggagatgaacgacctctcagtacatcaggacaTCCAAGAGTTCCTCAAGTCAGAGAACAAATCAGAGAAGGAACTCTCTGagatccactgctcagctctggcctacatgctgcagatgtcagaggaggttctggatgtgtTGGACCTGAAGGCGTACAACACATCACAGGAGGGACAACGGAGACTggtcccagctgtgaggaactgcaggaaggctcg ATTGAGtgactgcagcttgacagagagcagctgtgcttctctggcctcggctctgaagtccaacccccatctgacagagctggacctgagtgagaactgtctggaggattcaggagtggagctgctgtctgctggactggagagtccaaactgcagactgaagactctcag actgaGTGGCTGCAGCTTGACaaggagcagctgtgcttctctggcctcggctctgaagtccaacccccatctgacagagctggacctgagtgacaactGTCTGCAGGATTCAgaagtggagctgctgtctgctctggtggagagtccaaactgcagcctgaagactctcag atgcctgtga